A window from Schistosoma haematobium chromosome 3, whole genome shotgun sequence encodes these proteins:
- the NDUFB11 gene encoding NADH dehydrogenase 1 beta subcomplex subunit 11 ndufb11 (EggNog:ENOG410VKIM~COG:C): protein MASLKLSALSVFSPRSFSRITAVLTPNIKRHVCTTISMHMKLNEMKHILKENNIPEADKRQIEKEVEEMTKDWITTGYHHTDKKEDTFLSQFMPFALLTLWIFPLFLFMYYSPNRSFSDWTWREAYLEIERRRRDGLPLVDKDLIPASRVQLPPVDQLDPDFKIII, encoded by the exons ATGGCGTCCTTAAAGTTGTCAGCTTTAAGTGTGTTTAGCCCTCGGAGTTTTAGTCGCATTACAGCTGTTCTGACTCCAAATATAAAGAGACATGTATGTACTACTATCTCAATGCATATGAAGTTGAATGAGATGAAACATATACTAAAGGAAAATAATATCCCGGAAGCGGATAAAAGGCAAATAGAAAAAGAGGTTGAAGAAATGACAAAG GATTGGATTACCACGGGTTATCACCATACTGACAAAAAAGAAGATACTTTCCTATCACAGTTTATGCCTTTCGCTCTTCTTACACTCTGGATTTTTCCGTTGTTTTTGTTTATGTATTACTCTCCTAATCGTAG TTTTTCTGATTGGACTTGGAGAGAAGCATATTTGGAGATAGAAAGACGAAGAAGAGATGGCCTACCTCTTGTAGATAAAGATCTAATCCCTGCTTCCCGTGTTCAGCTGCCTCCAGTTGATCAACTCGACCCtgattttaagattattatataa